A portion of the Chondrinema litorale genome contains these proteins:
- a CDS encoding 3-keto-disaccharide hydrolase yields the protein MNLNNRSLRLILFCIISSLAFSCSTETKEEKTETVEETSVATEDSEWQTLDLSQWRNYKADTVSSKWVEEDGVITLAGGGGGDLITKDKYENFELEMDWKISEGGNSGVFFRVVEADSLHTVYYSGPEIQIIDNDRHPDAKNERHRSGDNYDLQAVTNENSNPAGEWNSFRIISNNGIITHYMNGEKVVEYEIGSDEWKEQLANSKFADWPAYAVSPVGHIALQDHGNQVWFKNMRIKVL from the coding sequence ATGAACTTGAATAATCGATCATTGAGATTAATACTTTTTTGTATAATCTCAAGCCTAGCCTTTTCCTGCTCAACAGAAACAAAAGAAGAAAAAACTGAAACTGTTGAAGAGACTTCAGTTGCTACAGAAGATTCCGAATGGCAAACACTTGATTTGTCTCAATGGAGAAATTACAAAGCCGATACAGTATCGAGTAAATGGGTAGAAGAAGATGGCGTAATTACACTTGCTGGTGGTGGCGGTGGCGATCTCATCACCAAAGACAAGTACGAAAACTTCGAACTAGAAATGGATTGGAAAATTTCTGAAGGAGGTAACAGTGGTGTGTTTTTTAGAGTAGTAGAAGCTGATAGCTTACACACAGTTTATTATTCAGGTCCTGAGATTCAGATTATTGATAATGACAGACATCCAGATGCTAAAAATGAAAGACACAGATCTGGTGATAACTACGATTTACAAGCAGTTACCAATGAAAACTCAAATCCGGCAGGTGAGTGGAATAGTTTTAGAATTATTTCTAACAACGGAATTATTACTCACTACATGAATGGGGAAAAAGTAGTTGAATACGAAATTGGTAGCGACGAATGGAAAGAGCAGTTAGCAAACAGTAAATTTGCAGACTGGCCAGCATATGCTGTTTCACCAGTTGGACATATTGCTTTGCAAGACCATGGAAACCAAGTTTGGTTTAAAAATATGAGAATTAAAGTACTATAG